AGGCAGGGCAGCAACTCTCTGAATTTCCACCAGAACAAGTCTCTTGCTACACAGAATCAATCGATATCAACTGCCTCTTTACAAAACCCAATATTCTACAATTGGCAAGTGCCATATTACATGTTCATCACCGTTCAAGAATCCATATCCCTATTTCTTAGTACAGATAATCTTGCTGTTTAATGTTTATGTTAAAGGTGATTATAACTGGCAATTGTTGTGGAAACTATACAGCTAAGGTTAAATTTTTTTCGAGATTGACAAAAATATCATGAAAGATTTTCCCACTGGGAAAACATGTGATAAAACATTGATATATATTGGAGAATTTTTCGTCACTACTGCTTTTATACATCCAAACTAGTACTACTAGATAAAGATTAAGGTAATTAGGCATCAGTGCTGGGAGGCCACAATGCCTTCTTTGCAGCCAAAAAGCCGATACCCAGCAGCGTTTGAGGGGGCAAGAATTATATACCATGACTGCACGTGTTCGCGACATGGGGAGTTCTTGGATAAATTTTTCAAATGCATCGAGTCTAACTCTGCCCTTGATCTCAAGAGAGGCAGGCCATTCCTTTGTTGATGTCTTCTCACCGCTGTTAATTATGAAGCTAAAGATCAGAGCAAAGATATTGAAATGCTAGATTGTTGTTTAGAACCTCAATTACGCATACCTGTAAAACAGCCCACCAACTGTGACTGAGGATGATGTGTTGAGCTGAAGAAGACCATTCCAGACCAAATCAGCACTCCGTACATCACTAGAACAAACTGTTTCTTTCACAGGACTAACACTCAAATCCTTCACCGTGTCAGGTTTCTTGACAAAAGAAGCCTTTTTGGTGCTAGCATCTTTATGTACATCTGAAGCTTGATTAGAAGCCCTAAGGTTGCTAGAACGTTTTGGGCTTTCTCTAGATGGATCATATGGTCCAGGAGACTTCTTCCCTGCATCTCCTGATAGATCCTCAAATGGAGGTTCTGTATTAAGGGACTCCATAAACTCATCTAACGAAACTATTGGAGGTAAGTCAGCATCCTTCAGTTCATCCACCATCATTCCTTGCATTGGATCAGTTTCATCTGTCTGAATAATCAGGCTGCCCGTGAAATCCTGGCCTTCCGAACTGCTCGCTTGGCCTGCAACCTTCTCTTTATCTTTAACACTAGCCCCGGAAGGAGATTGAGATTCGACAGCCTTTTTCCTGTGAGGTCGCGTTAATAAAGAACTCCCAGCAGATACCTCTGCAGCAATGAGATCATCATGCTCCACCTCTACCTGAAACTCACCCTTGTGTGTTTTCCTGACCAAACGTCTTATATCAACCTCAGTATCAGGTAAAACTTTCATTTGCGCCAACTCTTCTGCTTTTGCCATACGCCACTCTGTTAACTCCTTAGAAGCAAGCTCTTCAGCTGACATTGAGCATAACCTTTCCGGAGATATTTTGCCAGACATGACTCTTTCTCTCAGTTCCAGATTGTTACGATCTTTGAGGTTGAACAAAAGAGACCTGCCTTTCTCTCTATATTTTTTGTTCACATCACCAAATAATTTAAACAGCTCAGCTTCAATTTTGAAAGCCAAGTCTTCAGGTGTCAAAGTTTCAACCCGTCCTTTGTGCCCCAGAGCATCCTCTTTCAAAGACTTTTCAGAATGCTGACTTTCCTTACCCTCTTCCATATGCATATCAAAATTAAATGCCCAAGAAAGCCCATTGCCCTGCAAAAGATCATCTTTAGCAAAAAAGTTATCACCAAATGGAACATCCTCATCAGGTATATTGTACTGAAACACCTTAGAACCACTGGTTTTGTTAAGTGTGGTCAATTCATTTGAAGGGAAAACTTCTGCGGAGCGAGAAACAGGAACCTGACCTCCCTCACTAGCACCGGAGACATGAGAATCCCGGGAGTCCATGGGATTATCCGTATCCCTCTGGTTCTTCTCAGTTAGCAAGGTATTCGCCTGGTTCTGATAAGCCAAAGCCAATGCTGCAGCCAAAGATTCCCTCATTTTGGACCTTACACCTTCTGATGAATCCAAACGAGCCTTGGATGCTGATTTGATTTGAACAGTTTGCCTCTTTCCAGTTTGCCCCTGCTGTTGTAAGCCAGACTTACCAGACATGGAGTCATTCCGTATCATTTTCTTGATAGGTTGAGCAGGCGTAACTTGAGAGCTCAATCGAGACTGTGACTGTGCGGTTTTCTTTTGATGTGCTGAAGGCTGCATAAATCCAGAAAAATTAGCATCAGATCCCACATGTGCTGGCCGCTTGTGAGGCTGTGCCAACTGCTGAGAAGTAGCATTATTTGCCAAAGGTTCTGCCTCAGCCTTCCGTTTAAATGGGAATGAAGCTTTCTGTGCAGCTATGCTTTTTGGCGAACTTGCATGCTTAGGACCTAGATGGTTTGACATCCAAACTTGGTTTGATCCCATACTAACACCTGAAGATTCATTATGCCCCAACATATTATTCGACATCATTGGAGTAGTGAACCCAGAGCTGGAGAATGACTTTAATAGACCACTTTGATCTGCTGGTACATAGAAATGGTGTGATTCAGGAGCGCTTGATACCTGGCCCATCATTTTCATAGGAAATTCCAGAGAGCTAGAACTATGCTCCATCTGAACCAACTGCCTACCTGAGATTGGGTACTCAGAAACCAAATTGTTGGACATGATGCACCAACGATGAAGAACATAAGCAAAAACCACAAATATAGATGTAACTGATTTGTTGATACTCCAAATCGACCTGCACATGCAATAGCATGTGTCTTAGTATGAGCCCATAATTCAATAAATCACAACCAGAAATGCAATCTAGTGAATCAAGATACTACctaaataatgaaaattagaacattaaaaaagagaaaaaaaattaatcaatcaatgaaagAACGAAAACATAGTAGCGATTTTTAATTAAGCGAAAAATGAAAACAGCAAACCGACTAAAAACAAATGCAACGCGTGACCTGAACATGCAGAAACACGAATGAAAAATGCTTCGAATCTGAACCACCTGATGAGCCCTAGTATCATACATTCATGGCCGAGAAATATACTCATGTCTTACTACACTGGAATAAGTTGTCATTGGATTTGCTTAATTAATCCAAGAATGAATTCGTTTCAAGTCAAAACTGAGAACAAAAGATTCATCAGTTTTTTAAAACCCTATCCCTACATTAATAACCGACGAAAACAAACCCAAATTCAAATCAATCTTCCTAGATATCGACCGACTGATATGCATAAAAAGATAGGAATTTTCAGGCACATGCATAAAAATGGGATAGAAATCATAGAATTAGAGCATTACCTAATGGAGGTAGAAAATGCGAATCTACGAATGAAGACGACGAAAAAGCTTAGTGGTGGATATAAGCATTTCTTCACAAGTACAGATGTGTGAGTGACTGTGTGTATGCGCGCGCGAGAGAGAAAAGAAGCCCTAAAAAGAAAGGCAAATATGTTTGATATGTGTGCCATTTATGGTAATCGAGAAAGCGCTAATTTGTAGTAGTCGAACTCCTAATAGACGGTGACACTAATATCTAATCGACGTCACAAATTTGAAGTATAAAATTACTAAATACaacgataaaaaaaatatgatcaagaataatactagtaaattagcgaaaaatgaaattcaatccatcagaaaattttattaaaataataaatataataattttaatattttttttctattcaaaataaaaaaatggtagAACTATTGATtgcaatatttttattaaaaaaagaaatacaatTTTTTGGGGGTTTTAGGGTGAGGAAATCACACGTGGCAGCCTCAGGTTATGGAATTCAAATTAAATCGTAATAGAAAAATATATCTTCCACATAGTGGACATTGAAGAAAAATATTAGAGGGAAAAGGTTTGAAGTATACAATCTTAACAATTTGCTAGGAGTAATGTTAGCTCGATAAATGGAgaaccattttttttctttctttctagaATTGTGAAATCATTACCCTTTCAATAATTTGGCAGTTTTTAGTATGTGAATGAACATGTATCAATATTACATTACAATTACATCCACCATTTATCCCATCCTGAAATACATGGCAATGTTCTACACAATTCACAGTATTTTAGGCAAAGAACACTTATAGATCAAACTACAACAGTA
This portion of the Salvia splendens isolate huo1 chromosome 10, SspV2, whole genome shotgun sequence genome encodes:
- the LOC121750549 gene encoding uncharacterized protein LOC121750549 isoform X4, with protein sequence MSNNLVSEYPISGRQLVQMEHSSSSLEFPMKMMGQVSSAPESHHFYVPADQSGLLKSFSSSGFTTPMMSNNMLGHNESSGVSMGSNQVWMSNHLGPKHASSPKSIAAQKASFPFKRKAEAEPLANNATSQQLAQPHKRPAHVGSDANFSGFMQPSAHQKKTAQSQSRLSSQVTPAQPIKKMIRNDSMSGKSGLQQQGQTGKRQTVQIKSASKARLDSSEGVRSKMRESLAAALALAYQNQANTLLTEKNQRDTDNPMDSRDSHVSGASEGGQVPVSRSAEVFPSNELTTLNKTSGSKGNGLSWAFNFDMHMEEGKESQHSEKSLKEDALGHKGRVETLTPEDLAFKIEAELFKLFGDVNKKYREKGRSLLFNLKDRNNLELRERVMSGKISPERLCSMSAEELASKELTEWRMAKAEELAQMKVLPDTEVDIRRLVRKTHKGEFQVEVEHDDLIAAEVSAGSSLLTRPHRKKAVESQSPSGASVKDKEKVAGQASSSEGQDFTGSLIIQTDETDPMQGMMVDELKDADLPPIVSLDEFMESLNTEPPFEDLSGDAGKKSPGPYDPSRESPKRSSNLRASNQASDVHKDASTKKASFVKKPDTVKDLSVSPVKETVCSSDVRSADLVWNGLLQLNTSSSVTVGGLFYSGEKTSTKEWPASLEIKGRVRLDAFEKFIQELPMSRTRAVMVLHFILTDKSSEEQCSNLSEVTLSLPPLFRVLLGYYADDDFLVQAVSSYISDERLGYSEPVTGVELYLCSPASRMFEMLNKHILREHPVTEESFENGLIGVVVWRRAHISNIISPKSSSHQKHSLKKQPLGAPTHTLTRKPQQPPPGEDEDNDIPPGFGPDAAAKDDDDLPEFNFSSRDLARVAPRNSLHFSNRARPVEDVRELIKKYGQDGTSKSVVVDDRRLGVEPWDDDDDIPEWRPQAPQQPVRHQPYQLPMHLQHPSDSRTPPTMRPGGLGHHAPPPGGYQAGSRWRQY
- the LOC121750549 gene encoding uncharacterized protein LOC121750549 isoform X3 — protein: MSNNLVSEYPISGRQLVQMEHSSSSLEFPMKMMGQVSSAPESHHFYVPADQSGLLKSFSSSGFTTPMMSNNMLGHNESSGVSMGSNQVWMSNHLGPKHASSPKSIAAQKASFPFKRKAEAEPLANNATSQQLAQPHKRPAHVGSDANFSGFMQPSAHQKKTAQSQSRLSSQVTPAQPIKKMIRNDSMSGKSGLQQQGQTGKRQTVQIKSASKARLDSSEGVRSKMRESLAAALALAYQNQANTLLTEKNQRDTDNPMDSRDSHVSGASEGGQVPVSRSAEVFPSNELTTLNKTSGSKVFQYNIPDEDVPFGDNFFAKDDLLQGNGLSWAFNFDMHMEEGKESQHSEKSLKEDALGHKGRVETLTPEDLAFKIEAELFKLFGDVNKKYREKGRSLLFNLKDRNNLELRERVMSGKISPERLCSMSAEELASKELTEWRMAKAEELAQMKVLPDTEVDIRRLVRKTHKGEFQVEVEHDDLIAAEVSAGSSLLTRPHRKKAVESQSPSGASVKDKEKVAGQASSSEGQDFTGSLIIQTDETDPMQGMMVDELKDADLPPIVSLDEFMESLNTEPPFEDLSGDAGKKSPGPYDPSRESPKRSSNLRASNQASDVHKDASTKKASFVKKPDTVKDLSVSPVKETVCSSDVRSADLVWNGLLQLNTSSSVTVGGLFYSGEKTSTKEWPASLEIKGRVRLDAFEKFIQELPMSRTRAVMVLHFILTDKSSEEQCSNLSEAVSSYISDERLGYSEPVTGVELYLCSPASRMFEMLNKHILREHPVTEESFENGLIGVVVWRRAHISNIISPKSSSHQKHSLKKQPLGAPTHTLTRKPQQPPPGEDEDNDIPPGFGPDAAAKDDDDLPEFNFSSRDLARVAPRNSLHFSNRARPVEDVRELIKKYGQDGTSKSVVVDDRRLGVEPWDDDDDIPEWRPQAPQQPVRHQPYQLPMHLQHPSDSRTPPTMRPGGLGHHAPPPGGYQAGSRWRQY
- the LOC121750549 gene encoding uncharacterized protein LOC121750549 isoform X1, which produces MSNNLVSEYPISGRQLVQMEHSSSSLEFPMKMMGQVSSAPESHHFYVPADQSGLLKSFSSSGFTTPMMSNNMLGHNESSGVSMGSNQVWMSNHLGPKHASSPKSIAAQKASFPFKRKAEAEPLANNATSQQLAQPHKRPAHVGSDANFSGFMQPSAHQKKTAQSQSRLSSQVTPAQPIKKMIRNDSMSGKSGLQQQGQTGKRQTVQIKSASKARLDSSEGVRSKMRESLAAALALAYQNQANTLLTEKNQRDTDNPMDSRDSHVSGASEGGQVPVSRSAEVFPSNELTTLNKTSGSKVFQYNIPDEDVPFGDNFFAKDDLLQGNGLSWAFNFDMHMEEGKESQHSEKSLKEDALGHKGRVETLTPEDLAFKIEAELFKLFGDVNKKYREKGRSLLFNLKDRNNLELRERVMSGKISPERLCSMSAEELASKELTEWRMAKAEELAQMKVLPDTEVDIRRLVRKTHKGEFQVEVEHDDLIAAEVSAGSSLLTRPHRKKAVESQSPSGASVKDKEKVAGQASSSEGQDFTGSLIIQTDETDPMQGMMVDELKDADLPPIVSLDEFMESLNTEPPFEDLSGDAGKKSPGPYDPSRESPKRSSNLRASNQASDVHKDASTKKASFVKKPDTVKDLSVSPVKETVCSSDVRSADLVWNGLLQLNTSSSVTVGGLFYSGEKTSTKEWPASLEIKGRVRLDAFEKFIQELPMSRTRAVMVLHFILTDKSSEEQCSNLSEVTLSLPPLFRVLLGYYADDDFLVQAVSSYISDERLGYSEPVTGVELYLCSPASRMFEMLNKHILREHPVTEESFENGLIGVVVWRRAHISNIISPKSSSHQKHSLKKQPLGAPTHTLTRKPQQPPPGEDEDNDIPPGFGPDAAAKDDDDLPEFNFSSRDLARVAPRNSLHFSNRARPVEDVRELIKKYGQDGTSKSVVVDDRRLGVEPWDDDDDIPEWRPQAPQQPVRHQPYQLPMHLQHPSDSRTPPTMRPGGLGHHAPPPGGYQAGSRWRQY
- the LOC121750549 gene encoding uncharacterized protein LOC121750549 isoform X2 codes for the protein MEHSSSSLEFPMKMMGQVSSAPESHHFYVPADQSGLLKSFSSSGFTTPMMSNNMLGHNESSGVSMGSNQVWMSNHLGPKHASSPKSIAAQKASFPFKRKAEAEPLANNATSQQLAQPHKRPAHVGSDANFSGFMQPSAHQKKTAQSQSRLSSQVTPAQPIKKMIRNDSMSGKSGLQQQGQTGKRQTVQIKSASKARLDSSEGVRSKMRESLAAALALAYQNQANTLLTEKNQRDTDNPMDSRDSHVSGASEGGQVPVSRSAEVFPSNELTTLNKTSGSKVFQYNIPDEDVPFGDNFFAKDDLLQGNGLSWAFNFDMHMEEGKESQHSEKSLKEDALGHKGRVETLTPEDLAFKIEAELFKLFGDVNKKYREKGRSLLFNLKDRNNLELRERVMSGKISPERLCSMSAEELASKELTEWRMAKAEELAQMKVLPDTEVDIRRLVRKTHKGEFQVEVEHDDLIAAEVSAGSSLLTRPHRKKAVESQSPSGASVKDKEKVAGQASSSEGQDFTGSLIIQTDETDPMQGMMVDELKDADLPPIVSLDEFMESLNTEPPFEDLSGDAGKKSPGPYDPSRESPKRSSNLRASNQASDVHKDASTKKASFVKKPDTVKDLSVSPVKETVCSSDVRSADLVWNGLLQLNTSSSVTVGGLFYSGEKTSTKEWPASLEIKGRVRLDAFEKFIQELPMSRTRAVMVLHFILTDKSSEEQCSNLSEVTLSLPPLFRVLLGYYADDDFLVQAVSSYISDERLGYSEPVTGVELYLCSPASRMFEMLNKHILREHPVTEESFENGLIGVVVWRRAHISNIISPKSSSHQKHSLKKQPLGAPTHTLTRKPQQPPPGEDEDNDIPPGFGPDAAAKDDDDLPEFNFSSRDLARVAPRNSLHFSNRARPVEDVRELIKKYGQDGTSKSVVVDDRRLGVEPWDDDDDIPEWRPQAPQQPVRHQPYQLPMHLQHPSDSRTPPTMRPGGLGHHAPPPGGYQAGSRWRQY